Proteins co-encoded in one Amaranthus tricolor cultivar Red isolate AtriRed21 chromosome 7, ASM2621246v1, whole genome shotgun sequence genomic window:
- the LOC130818530 gene encoding uncharacterized protein LOC130818530, giving the protein MISYKNLMVLCTTLLCKFFPITLIGLALTWYISFPNGSIISFSVCDRFDRHRPPAYEGTSDPVVLEGWLREIEKLFDTTGCPDAEKVAISSYYLKKEADNWWDMVKAECPSTTGFGWEQFSTKLKKRFYPDELRWLKREEFLSLEQGSMSVQAYTDKFTELSRFAAVLIPSEAEKVRLYVRRLDARIRVPVMCSGAATFQRAYEVALSAYAAVQKEEAARRALTAKRPPPSFHTANPSKKSKLIPANKGSTSDSRPKKCFKCQKDWHPGKNCDGSAVKCFYCNGEVHRSYSCLKNSDAGKTITGGNAPLRNRVYNMTETGEESDVDVIVGTILVNSIPAYVLFDTAKLNSSMSVKSVISLPNGEKISCHWAFRSVPVIINEVELTANLKEFPMDEFDVIFGMDWLKEYRAVFHCRDEKVVLRNHKGERVSYSNIKAKPGVKIISAMKMMKIQRKGNKVFLCKVIEVSEGVKLEDIPIVRDYPDVFLEELPGIPSERDVEFGIDYIPGTAPISKPPYRMAPLEMQEL; this is encoded by the exons ATGATATCTTACAAGAATCTGATGGTATTGTGTACCACACTCTTGTGCAAATTCTTCCCCATTACCTTGATAGGCCTAGCCCTGACTTGGTATATCTCGTTTCCCAATGGAAGCATCATTAGCttt TCTGTCTGTGATCGGTTTGATCGTCACCGTCCCCCAGCCTATGAGGGTACTTCCGATCCTGTAGTTCTCGAAGGTTGGTTGCGTGAGATAGAAAAACTCTTTGACACGACCGGCTGCCCGGATGCTGAAAAGGTAGCTATTAGCTCGTATTACCTGAAGAAAGAGGCTGACAACTGGTGGGATATGGTCAAAGCTGAATGTCCTTCTACCACTGGCTTTGGGTGGGAACAGTTCTCCACGAAGTTGAAAAAGAGATTCTATCCGGACGAGTTGAGGTGGCTGAAAAGAGAAGAGTTTCTCTCTCTGGAACAGGGTTCTATGTCAGTGCAAGCATATACTGACAAGTTCACAGAGTTGTCTCGTTTTGCTGCTGTTTTGATCCCTTCTGAAGCTGAGAAAGTGAGGTTGTATGTGAGGAGGTTAGACGCCCGGATTAGGGTACCAGTGATGTGTTCAGGTGCTGCTACTTTCCAGAGGGCTTATGAAGTTGCCCTTAGTGCTTATGCTGCAGTTCAGAAGGAAGAAGCTGCTAGGCGTGCTCTCACAGCCAAGAGGCCCCCTCCCTCATTTCATACTGCAAACCCCTCCAAGAAGTCTAAGCTTATTCCTGCAAATAAGGGGAGTACTTCTGATTCTAGACCAAAGAAGTGTTTCAAGTGCCAGAAAGATTGGCACCCTGGCAAAAATTGTGATGGTTCTGCTGTCAAGTGTTTCTATTGCAATGGTGAGGTTCACCGTTCGTACTCTTGCCTTAAGAATTCTGATGCAGGCAAGACAATTACTGGTGGTAATGCCCCTCTCCGCAACAGGGTTTATAATATGACCGAAACCGGGGAAGAATCGGATGTTGATGTCATTGTCGGTACTATTCTCGTAAACTCTATTCCtgcttatgttttatttgatactg CCAAGTTGAACTCTTCTATGTCTGTTAAATCGGTGATCTCCCTTCCTAATGGGGAGAAAATTTCTTGTCATTGGGCTTTTCGAAGCGTTCCTGTTATCATTAACGAGGTAGAATTGACTGCAAATCTTAAAGAGTTCCCCATGGACGAATTCGATGTGATATTCGGCATGGATTGGTTGAAGGAATACCGAGCTGTATTCCATTGTAGGGATGAGAAGGTGGtgttgagaaaccataaagggGAGAGAGTTTCTTATTCTAACATCAAGGCAAAGCCTGGTGTGAAGATCATCTCTGctatgaagatgatgaaaatacaaAGGAAAGGGAATAAAGTTTTCTTGTGTAAAGTGATTGAAGTCTCCGAAGGCGTTAAGCTTGAAGACATTCCCATTGTCAGAGACTATCCAGATGTATTTCTCGAAGAATTACCTGGAATCCCTTCTGAAAGAGATGTAGAATTTGGTATTGATTATATTCCAGGTACCGCTCCTATTTCTAAACCcccatatagaatggcaccctTAGAAATGCAAGAGTTATAG